One Brienomyrus brachyistius isolate T26 chromosome 24, BBRACH_0.4, whole genome shotgun sequence DNA segment encodes these proteins:
- the LOC125720248 gene encoding protein phosphatase 1D-like — protein sequence MAGLSVRVSAFSHQGGREYMEDFTQVLLERELGGPDRSILPSAVPGSVAAETETESRQQDAAQGGSYDQGFAGFFAVFDGHGGAEAAHFARDRLWDHIKKQRGFWSRDNEEVSAAIRKGFIACHYAMWKELPKWPKSPLGFPSTSGTTASVVLIRDGRLYVAHVGDSAVVLGVRDHPSQRTLQAEEVTQDHKPDAPSERQRIEGMGGSVMMKSGVSRVVWKRPRTTHSGPVRGGIIMDQIPFLSVARALGDLWSYDFCRGEFLVSPEPDVMVVTLDPRRHRYIILGSDGLWDMVPPQDAVTLCQAHDEALAPFAVATAHRLVSHALLRWRRQGLHADNTSAIVIALLQPRDAHRPLHRDEELLTLADLPEYTLSPHSDPPPPQGERARGHLTHRGHLPRLAALPVV from the exons ATGGCCGGTCTGTCTGTTAGGGTGAGCGCCTTCTCCCATCAGGGAGGCAGGGAATACATGGAGGACTTCACTCAGGTGCTGCTGGAGAGGGAGCTCGGGGGTCCGGACCGGAGCATCCTGCCCTCCGCGGTACCGGGATCGGTGGCAGCGGAAACCGAAACCGAAAGCAGGCAACAGGACGCGGCGCAGGGCGGCAGCTATGATCAGGGGTTCGCAGGGTTTTTCGCCGTGTTTGACGGCCATGGGGGCGCGGAAGCCGCGCACTTCGCTCGGGACCGTCTGTGGGATCATATTAAGAAGCAGCGTGGATTTTGGTCCAGGGACAACGAGGAAGTGTCGGCGGCGATTCGCAAAGGGTTCATCGCCTGCCACTACGCCATGTGGAAGGAACTGC CCAAGTGGCCGAAGTCCCCGCTGGGTTTCCCCAGCACCTCCGGCACCACAGCCAGCGTGGTGCTGATCCGGGACGGCCGCTTGTACGTGGCACACGTGGGTGACTCTGCCGTGGTTTTGGGGGTGCGTGATCACCCCTCCCAGCGGACGCTACAGGCCGAGGAGGTCACTCAAGACCACAAGCCTGATGCCCCTTCGGAGAGGCAGCGGATCGAGGGCATGGGCGGCAG TGTGATGATGAAGTCGGGCGTGAGCCGTGTGGTCTGGAAGCGGCCCAGAACGACACACAGCGGCCCAGTCAGGGGGGGCATCATCATGGACCAGATCCCTTTCCTCTCCGTGGCTAGAGCCCTAG GTGACCTGTGGAGCTATGATttctgcagaggggagtttCTGGTGTCTCCAGAGCCTGATGTCATGGTCGTGACACTGGACCCCCGACGGCACCGATACATCATCCTGGGCAGCGATGGGCTGTGGGACATGGTTCCCCCGCAGGATGCTGTCACCCTCTGTCAGGCCCATGATGAGGCGCTG GCCCCGTTCGCTGTGGCAACAGCCCACCGCTTGGTGAGCCACGCCCTCCTCCGGTGGCGGAGACAAGGACTCCATGCGGACAACACGAGTGCCATCGTCATCGCGCTGCTGCAGCCCCGCGATGCCCACAGGCCCCTACACCGCGACGAGGAGCTGCTCACTCTGGCTGACCTCCCTGAATataccctcagcccccactctgacccccctcccccgcaagGTGAGCGGGCACGAGGGCACCTGACACACCGGGGGCATCTTCCGAGGCTGGCTGCTCTTCCCGTCGTTTGA